A segment of the Clostridia bacterium genome:
AAGGTGGATGTACCCTTCCTGTTGCACCGCTTCCGGGAAAAAGGGTTTGCGCGGGGAGCCAACCGAGAACAAATGCAGTCGTGCGAGGAAATGGGGTTGAGCCTAGAAGAATTCTTGGCCCTTGGCCTTAAAGCTATGCAAGGCATCGCCGGTGAGCTGGGTTTATAGAGTAAAGTTGACTGGGCGCCAAGGTAAAGAAAGGGGCGCAGACCGATTGGCGGCGACGGACAGGCGACTGGACCGGAATGAAATCCTTAATTATATGCGACAAGCAAGCTACAAACCGATGTCAGCTGAGGAGTTGGCCCAGGCCTTAGAAGTGAGGAATCTTGGGCCTTTCTTGGCTTTACTTGGCTCCATGGAGGCCGATGGTGATATTGTCTTAACCCGCAAGCATCGCTATGGAATTCCTGAGCGGATGGGGTTGGTGGTAGGCTGCCTGCAAGGCCATCCCCGCGGCTATGCCTTCTTGATACCTGATGATGCTGCCAGGGAAGATGTCTTTGTTCCTCGGTCGGGGCTTAATGGGGCCATGCATCGAGATCGGGTAATAGTGCGCATCAACCGGTCAGCAGCCTTGGCTGGCGGGCAGGCGGAGGGCGAAGTAATTCGTATCCTGAAGCGCGGCAGCCAGCGGCTGGTGGGAACCTTCGAACGAGTCCGCCAGCACGGGTTTGTTGCCCCTGATGACCAGCGCATTGGAACCGACATCCTAATACCCCGGGGAGCAGCCGCGGGGGCCAAGCCTCATGACAAGGTAGTGGTGGAGATTACTGCCTGGCCCTCAGCCCGGCGGGGGCCTGAAGGCAGGGTGGTGGAGGTTTTAGGCCGGGAGGGAGAACCAGGGGTAGACGTGCTGAGCATCATTAAGCAGCATGACCTGCCGCTGGAGTTTCCTGCGGCTGTATTGGCTGAAGCCAAGAAGGTACCCCAGGAAGTCACTGCTTTTGACCGGCACGGCCGACGGGATTTACGGGACTTATTGATGGTTACCATCGATGGCGAGGACGCCAAGGATCTAGATGATGCCGTCTCTTTGGTTCCGGAAAAGGGCAATACTTACCAGTTGGGAGTCCATATCGCCGATGTCAGTTACTACGTCCGTGAGGGAAGCCGCTTGGACGCTGAGGCCTTCCGGCGCGGAACCAGTGTCTACTTGGTAGACCGGGTGATTCCCATGCTGCCGCCCCAGCTTTCCAATGGTATTTGCAGCCTCAACGCGGGAGTAGACCGGCTGGCCCTTTCGGTATTGATGCGGGTGAGTTATCGAGGTCGAGTCCTAGACTACGAAATTGTCCCCTCGGTTATCCATGTGCACAAGCGGCTCACCTACAACTTAGTGCGCCAGCTCATTGAGGAGAAAGACCGGGAGCTGCGCCAGGAGCACCGGGAGCTGGTACCAATGCTTGAGCGCATGGGCCGGCTAGCCACCGCCCTGCGGCAAAAGCGGCTGGCCGGTGGTGCCATTGATTTTGACCTCCCCGAAGCCAAAGTAATTCTGGATGAACGGGGCCGCCCTAAAGAAGTAGTGCGAGCGGTACGATCGCTGGCCGACCAAATCATCGAGGAGTTCATGATCTTGGCCAATGAGACGGTAGCCCGGCACCTGGAGGCCAACGGGTTACCGGGAGTATACCGGGTGCACGAGGACCCCGATCCAGAAAAGATTTCCAACTTGAACAAGTTTTTAGGACCCCTGGGC
Coding sequences within it:
- a CDS encoding VacB/RNase II family 3'-5' exoribonuclease — its product is MSAEELAQALEVRNLGPFLALLGSMEADGDIVLTRKHRYGIPERMGLVVGCLQGHPRGYAFLIPDDAAREDVFVPRSGLNGAMHRDRVIVRINRSAALAGGQAEGEVIRILKRGSQRLVGTFERVRQHGFVAPDDQRIGTDILIPRGAAAGAKPHDKVVVEITAWPSARRGPEGRVVEVLGREGEPGVDVLSIIKQHDLPLEFPAAVLAEAKKVPQEVTAFDRHGRRDLRDLLMVTIDGEDAKDLDDAVSLVPEKGNTYQLGVHIADVSYYVREGSRLDAEAFRRGTSVYLVDRVIPMLPPQLSNGICSLNAGVDRLALSVLMRVSYRGRVLDYEIVPSVIHVHKRLTYNLVRQLIEEKDRELRQEHRELVPMLERMGRLATALRQKRLAGGAIDFDLPEAKVILDERGRPKEVVRAVRSLADQIIEEFMILANETVARHLEANGLPGVYRVHEDPDPEKISNLNKFLGPLG